A single genomic interval of Camelina sativa cultivar DH55 chromosome 11, Cs, whole genome shotgun sequence harbors:
- the LOC104722413 gene encoding DNA mismatch repair protein MSH3 isoform X1 → MKKANMGKQKQQTISRFFAPKPKSPTQEPIPVADSSSPAPKISATVSFSPSKRKLLSDHLSAASPKRTKLSPHTQNPIPEDPDLHRRFLQRFLEPSPEESVPETSSSARKYTPLEQQVVELKSKYPDVVLMVEVGYRYRFFGEDAEIAARVLGIYAHMDHSFMTASIPTFRLNFHVRRLVNAGYKIGVVKQTETAAIKSHGANRGGPFFRGLSALYTKATLEAAENISGGCVGEEGFGAQSNFLVCVVDERVNPEAYGCGVEMSFDVRVGIVGVEISTGEVVYGEFNDNFMRSGLEAVILSLSPAELLLGQPLSQQTEKFLLAHAGPTSNVRVERASLDRFRSGSAVDEVISLCEKISANNLVDDKEVKVEAAEEGMSCLTVHTIMNMPNLIVQALALTFCHLKQFGLERILYQGASFRTLSSSTEMTLSANTLQQLEVVRNNSDGSESGSLFHNMNHTLTVYGSRLLRHWVTHPLCNRNLISARLDAVSEIAAYMGSHSSSQNSDELVEEGSERTTVSPEFYFVLSSVLTALSRSSDIQRGITRIFHRTAKATEFIAVMEAILLAGKQLQRLGIKQDCGMTTQSTTVQSSLLRKLISVVSSPAVVDNAAKLLSALNKEGAVRGDLLDILITSSGQFPELAEARQAVLIVREKLDSSIGIFRKKLAIRNLEFLQVSGITHLIELPVDAKVPVNWVKVNSTKKTIRYHPPEIVAGLDELALATEHLAIVNRASWDSFLKSFSRYYTDFQAAVQALSALDCLHSLATLSRNKKYVCPVFVDDCEPVEINIQSGRHPVLETILQDNFVPNDTSLHAEGEYCQIITGPNMGGKSCYIRQVALISIMAQVGSFVPASFAKLHVLDGVFTRMGASDSIQHGRSTFLEELSEASHIIRTCSSRSLVIIDELGRGTSTHDGVAIAYATLQHLLAEKRCLVLFVTHYPEIAEISNGLPGAVGTYHVSYLTSQKDKIGFDHDDVTFLYKLVRGLCSRSFGFKVAQLAQIPPSCIRRAITMAAKLEAEVRAREKNTRMESLGEGKGHEEDPVHGDREDSKSLEESVSGLDDFFADLKLALSEENLLKSFEFLNRAWKIAEESVLASLAKSN, encoded by the exons ATGAAGAAAGCAAATATGGGCAAGCAAAAGCAGCAGACGATTTCTCGATTCTTCGCTCCCAAACCCAAATCCCCGACTCAGGAACCGATTCCGGTGGCTGACTCATCGTCTCCGGCACCGAAGATATCCGCCACtgtctctttttctccttcaaagCGTAAGCTTCTCTCCGACCACCTCTCCGCCGCGTCACCCAAAAGGACTAAACTTTCTCCTCACACTCAAAACCCCATACCCGAGGACCCTGATTTACACCGAAGGTTTCTCCAGAGATTTCTTGAACCCTCGCCGGAGGAATCTGTTCCCGAAACGTCATCATCAGCGAGGAAGTACACGCCTTTGGAACAGCAGGTGGTGGAGCTAAAGAGCAAGTACCCAGACGTGGTTTTGATGGTTGAAGTTGGTTACAGGTACAGATTCTTCGGAGAAGACGCTGAGATTGCAGCACGCGTGTTGGGTATTTACGCTCATATGGATCATAGTTTCATGACGGCGAGTATACCAACATTTCGATTGAACTTTCATGTGAGGAGATTGGTGAATGCAGGGTACAAGATTGGTGTGGTGAAGCAGACTGAAACTGCAGCTATTAAGTCCCACGGTGCTAACCGGGGAGGTCCTTTTTTCCGGGGACTATCGGCGTTATATACTAAAGCCACACTTGAAGCGGCTGAGAATATAAGTGGTGGTTGCGTTGGTGAAGAAGGTTTTGGTGCACAGAgtaattttttggtttgtgttgtgGATGAGAGAGTTAACCCGGAGGCATATGGTTGTGGTGTGGAAATGAGTTTTGATGTTAGAGTTGGGATTGTTGGCGTTGAAATTTCAACTGGTGAAGTTGTTTATGGAGAGTTTAATGATAATTTCATGAGGAGTGGGTTAGAGGCTGTGATTCTGAGCTTGTCACCAGCTGAGTTGCTGCTTGGCCAGCCTCTTTCACAACAAACTGAGAAG TTTTTGTTGGCACATGCTGGACCTACCTCCAATGTTCGAGTGGAACGAGCATCACTGGATCGTTTCCGCAGTGGTAGTGCAGTAGATGAGGTTATTTCATTATGTGAAAAAATCAGCGCAAACAACCTAGTAGATGATAAAGAAGTCAAGGTGGAGGCTGCTGAAGAAGGAATGTCTTGTTTGACAGTTCAC ACAATTATGAACATGCCAAATCTGATTGTTCAAGCTCTTGCCCTGACATTTTGCCATCTCAAGCAATTTGGATTAGAAAGGATCCTTTACCAGGGGGCTTCATTTCGCACTTTGTCAAGCAGCACAGAGATGACTCTCTCAGCCAATACGCTGCAACAGTTGGAG GTTGTGAGAAATAATTCAGATGGATCGGAATCTGGCTCCTTATTCCATAATATGAATCACACTCTTACAGTATATGGTTCCAGGCTTCTTAGACACTGG GTGACTCATCCTCTTTGCAATAGAAATCTGATATCTGCTCGCCTTGATGCTGTTTCTGAGATTGCTGCATACATGGGATCTCATAGTTCTTCCCAGAACAGCGATGAGTTGGTGGAAGAAGGTTCTGAGAGAACAACTGTATCACCTGAGTTTTATTTCGTTCTCTCCTCAGTCTTAACAGCTTTGTCTAGATCATCTGATATTCAACGTGGAATAACAAGAATCTTTCATCGGACTGCTAAAGCCACAGAG TTCATCGCAGTTATGGAAGCTATTTTACTTGCGGGGAAGCAACTTCAGCGGCTTGGCATAAAGCAAGACTGTGGAATGACTACGCAATCCACAACTGTGCAGTCTTCTCTTTTAAGAAAATTGATATCTGTTGTCTCATCTCCTGCTGTGGTTGACAATGCCGCAAAACTTCTCTCTGCCCTGAATAAGGAAGGGGCTGTTCGAGGAGACTTGCTCGACATACTAATCACGTCCAGTGGCCAATTTCCTGAG CTAGCTGAAGCTCGTCAAGCAGTTTTAATCGTCAGGGAAAAACTTGATTCCTCGATAGGTATATTTCGCAAGAAACTCGCAATTCGAAATTTGGAGTTTCTTCAAGTGTCCGGGATCACACATTTGATAGAG CTGCCCGTTGATGCCAAGGTGCCTGTGAATTGGGTGAAAGTAAATAGCACCAAAAAGACTATTCGATATCATCCCCCAGAAATAGTAGCTGGGTTGGATGAGCTAGCTCTAGCAACTGAACATCTTGCCATTGTGAACCGAGCTTCGTGGGATAGTTTTCTCAAGAGTTTCAGTAGATACTATACAGATTTCCAGGCTGCCGTTCAAGCTCTTTCTGCGCTGGACTGTTTGCACTCCCTGGCAACTCTATCTAGAAACAAG AAGTATGTCTGTCCCGTGTTTGTGGATGACTGTGAACCAGTTGAGATAAACATACAGTCTGGTCGTCATCCT GTATTGGAGACTATATTACAAGATAACTTTGTCCCAAACGACACAAGTTTGCATGCAGAAGGGGAATACTGCCAAATTATCACCGGACCTAACATGGGAGGAAAGAGCTGTTATATCCGCCAAGTTGCTTTAATTTCTATAATGGCTCAG GTTGGTTCCTTCGTACCAGCTTCATTCGCCAAGCTGCACGTTCTTGATGGTGTTTTCACTCGGATGGGTGCTTCAGACAGTATCCAGCATGGCCGAAGTACCTTTCTGGAAGAATTAAGTGAAGCGTCACACATAATCAGAACCTGCTCTTCTCGTTCGCTTGTTATAATAGATGAGCTTGGGAGAGGCACTAGCACACACGACGGGGTAGCCATTGCCTATGCAACATTACAACATCTCCTAGCAGAAAAGAGATGTTTGGTTCTTTTTGTCACGCATTACCCTGAAATAGCTGAGATCAGTAACGGATTACCAGGTGCTGTTGGGACATACCATGTCTCGTATCTGACATCGCAGAAGGATAAAATTGGTTTTGATCATGATGATGTGACCTTCCTATATAAACTTGTGCGTGGTCTTTGCAGCAGGAGCTTTGGTTTTAAAGTTGCTCAGCTTGCCCAG ATACCTCCATCGTGTATACGTCGAGCCATAACCATGGCTGCAAAATTAGAAGCTGAGGTACGTGCAAGAGAGAAAAACACACGCATGGAATCACTCGGAGAAGGAAAAGGTCATGAAGAAGATCCAGTACATGGTGACCGTGAAGATTCAAAAAGCTTAGAAGAATCTGTTTCTGGTTTAGATGACTTCTTTGCAGACCTGAAACTTGCTCTCTCTGAAGAGAACCTTTTGAAATCATTCGAGTTTTTAAACCGTGCGTGGAAGATTGCAGAAGAATCAGTGTTAGCAAGTTTGgcaaaatcaaactaa
- the LOC104722413 gene encoding DNA mismatch repair protein MSH3 isoform X2, protein MKKANMGKQKQQTISRFFAPKPKSPTQEPIPVADSSSPAPKISATVSFSPSKRKLLSDHLSAASPKRTKLSPHTQNPIPEDPDLHRRFLQRFLEPSPEESVPETSSSARKYTPLEQQVVELKSKYPDVVLMVEVGYRYRFFGEDAEIAARVLGYKIGVVKQTETAAIKSHGANRGGPFFRGLSALYTKATLEAAENISGGCVGEEGFGAQSNFLVCVVDERVNPEAYGCGVEMSFDVRVGIVGVEISTGEVVYGEFNDNFMRSGLEAVILSLSPAELLLGQPLSQQTEKFLLAHAGPTSNVRVERASLDRFRSGSAVDEVISLCEKISANNLVDDKEVKVEAAEEGMSCLTVHTIMNMPNLIVQALALTFCHLKQFGLERILYQGASFRTLSSSTEMTLSANTLQQLEVVRNNSDGSESGSLFHNMNHTLTVYGSRLLRHWVTHPLCNRNLISARLDAVSEIAAYMGSHSSSQNSDELVEEGSERTTVSPEFYFVLSSVLTALSRSSDIQRGITRIFHRTAKATEFIAVMEAILLAGKQLQRLGIKQDCGMTTQSTTVQSSLLRKLISVVSSPAVVDNAAKLLSALNKEGAVRGDLLDILITSSGQFPELAEARQAVLIVREKLDSSIGIFRKKLAIRNLEFLQVSGITHLIELPVDAKVPVNWVKVNSTKKTIRYHPPEIVAGLDELALATEHLAIVNRASWDSFLKSFSRYYTDFQAAVQALSALDCLHSLATLSRNKKYVCPVFVDDCEPVEINIQSGRHPVLETILQDNFVPNDTSLHAEGEYCQIITGPNMGGKSCYIRQVALISIMAQVGSFVPASFAKLHVLDGVFTRMGASDSIQHGRSTFLEELSEASHIIRTCSSRSLVIIDELGRGTSTHDGVAIAYATLQHLLAEKRCLVLFVTHYPEIAEISNGLPGAVGTYHVSYLTSQKDKIGFDHDDVTFLYKLVRGLCSRSFGFKVAQLAQIPPSCIRRAITMAAKLEAEVRAREKNTRMESLGEGKGHEEDPVHGDREDSKSLEESVSGLDDFFADLKLALSEENLLKSFEFLNRAWKIAEESVLASLAKSN, encoded by the exons ATGAAGAAAGCAAATATGGGCAAGCAAAAGCAGCAGACGATTTCTCGATTCTTCGCTCCCAAACCCAAATCCCCGACTCAGGAACCGATTCCGGTGGCTGACTCATCGTCTCCGGCACCGAAGATATCCGCCACtgtctctttttctccttcaaagCGTAAGCTTCTCTCCGACCACCTCTCCGCCGCGTCACCCAAAAGGACTAAACTTTCTCCTCACACTCAAAACCCCATACCCGAGGACCCTGATTTACACCGAAGGTTTCTCCAGAGATTTCTTGAACCCTCGCCGGAGGAATCTGTTCCCGAAACGTCATCATCAGCGAGGAAGTACACGCCTTTGGAACAGCAGGTGGTGGAGCTAAAGAGCAAGTACCCAGACGTGGTTTTGATGGTTGAAGTTGGTTACAGGTACAGATTCTTCGGAGAAGACGCTGAGATTGCAGCACGCGTGTTGG GGTACAAGATTGGTGTGGTGAAGCAGACTGAAACTGCAGCTATTAAGTCCCACGGTGCTAACCGGGGAGGTCCTTTTTTCCGGGGACTATCGGCGTTATATACTAAAGCCACACTTGAAGCGGCTGAGAATATAAGTGGTGGTTGCGTTGGTGAAGAAGGTTTTGGTGCACAGAgtaattttttggtttgtgttgtgGATGAGAGAGTTAACCCGGAGGCATATGGTTGTGGTGTGGAAATGAGTTTTGATGTTAGAGTTGGGATTGTTGGCGTTGAAATTTCAACTGGTGAAGTTGTTTATGGAGAGTTTAATGATAATTTCATGAGGAGTGGGTTAGAGGCTGTGATTCTGAGCTTGTCACCAGCTGAGTTGCTGCTTGGCCAGCCTCTTTCACAACAAACTGAGAAG TTTTTGTTGGCACATGCTGGACCTACCTCCAATGTTCGAGTGGAACGAGCATCACTGGATCGTTTCCGCAGTGGTAGTGCAGTAGATGAGGTTATTTCATTATGTGAAAAAATCAGCGCAAACAACCTAGTAGATGATAAAGAAGTCAAGGTGGAGGCTGCTGAAGAAGGAATGTCTTGTTTGACAGTTCAC ACAATTATGAACATGCCAAATCTGATTGTTCAAGCTCTTGCCCTGACATTTTGCCATCTCAAGCAATTTGGATTAGAAAGGATCCTTTACCAGGGGGCTTCATTTCGCACTTTGTCAAGCAGCACAGAGATGACTCTCTCAGCCAATACGCTGCAACAGTTGGAG GTTGTGAGAAATAATTCAGATGGATCGGAATCTGGCTCCTTATTCCATAATATGAATCACACTCTTACAGTATATGGTTCCAGGCTTCTTAGACACTGG GTGACTCATCCTCTTTGCAATAGAAATCTGATATCTGCTCGCCTTGATGCTGTTTCTGAGATTGCTGCATACATGGGATCTCATAGTTCTTCCCAGAACAGCGATGAGTTGGTGGAAGAAGGTTCTGAGAGAACAACTGTATCACCTGAGTTTTATTTCGTTCTCTCCTCAGTCTTAACAGCTTTGTCTAGATCATCTGATATTCAACGTGGAATAACAAGAATCTTTCATCGGACTGCTAAAGCCACAGAG TTCATCGCAGTTATGGAAGCTATTTTACTTGCGGGGAAGCAACTTCAGCGGCTTGGCATAAAGCAAGACTGTGGAATGACTACGCAATCCACAACTGTGCAGTCTTCTCTTTTAAGAAAATTGATATCTGTTGTCTCATCTCCTGCTGTGGTTGACAATGCCGCAAAACTTCTCTCTGCCCTGAATAAGGAAGGGGCTGTTCGAGGAGACTTGCTCGACATACTAATCACGTCCAGTGGCCAATTTCCTGAG CTAGCTGAAGCTCGTCAAGCAGTTTTAATCGTCAGGGAAAAACTTGATTCCTCGATAGGTATATTTCGCAAGAAACTCGCAATTCGAAATTTGGAGTTTCTTCAAGTGTCCGGGATCACACATTTGATAGAG CTGCCCGTTGATGCCAAGGTGCCTGTGAATTGGGTGAAAGTAAATAGCACCAAAAAGACTATTCGATATCATCCCCCAGAAATAGTAGCTGGGTTGGATGAGCTAGCTCTAGCAACTGAACATCTTGCCATTGTGAACCGAGCTTCGTGGGATAGTTTTCTCAAGAGTTTCAGTAGATACTATACAGATTTCCAGGCTGCCGTTCAAGCTCTTTCTGCGCTGGACTGTTTGCACTCCCTGGCAACTCTATCTAGAAACAAG AAGTATGTCTGTCCCGTGTTTGTGGATGACTGTGAACCAGTTGAGATAAACATACAGTCTGGTCGTCATCCT GTATTGGAGACTATATTACAAGATAACTTTGTCCCAAACGACACAAGTTTGCATGCAGAAGGGGAATACTGCCAAATTATCACCGGACCTAACATGGGAGGAAAGAGCTGTTATATCCGCCAAGTTGCTTTAATTTCTATAATGGCTCAG GTTGGTTCCTTCGTACCAGCTTCATTCGCCAAGCTGCACGTTCTTGATGGTGTTTTCACTCGGATGGGTGCTTCAGACAGTATCCAGCATGGCCGAAGTACCTTTCTGGAAGAATTAAGTGAAGCGTCACACATAATCAGAACCTGCTCTTCTCGTTCGCTTGTTATAATAGATGAGCTTGGGAGAGGCACTAGCACACACGACGGGGTAGCCATTGCCTATGCAACATTACAACATCTCCTAGCAGAAAAGAGATGTTTGGTTCTTTTTGTCACGCATTACCCTGAAATAGCTGAGATCAGTAACGGATTACCAGGTGCTGTTGGGACATACCATGTCTCGTATCTGACATCGCAGAAGGATAAAATTGGTTTTGATCATGATGATGTGACCTTCCTATATAAACTTGTGCGTGGTCTTTGCAGCAGGAGCTTTGGTTTTAAAGTTGCTCAGCTTGCCCAG ATACCTCCATCGTGTATACGTCGAGCCATAACCATGGCTGCAAAATTAGAAGCTGAGGTACGTGCAAGAGAGAAAAACACACGCATGGAATCACTCGGAGAAGGAAAAGGTCATGAAGAAGATCCAGTACATGGTGACCGTGAAGATTCAAAAAGCTTAGAAGAATCTGTTTCTGGTTTAGATGACTTCTTTGCAGACCTGAAACTTGCTCTCTCTGAAGAGAACCTTTTGAAATCATTCGAGTTTTTAAACCGTGCGTGGAAGATTGCAGAAGAATCAGTGTTAGCAAGTTTGgcaaaatcaaactaa
- the LOC104722411 gene encoding protein phosphatase inhibitor 2-like isoform X2 — translation MKGRVQWDEANIVEIESNKPVRQKITEPKTPYHPMIDDDGSLSPRGRSFDNCVDEMHRAEELRKVLNDVASSSKTLSQRSESGGWSWSEDDTDPMDEYEDSEIEKNESFKEHRRVHYDEFRMVKELRSSGSFYGKDAEVDDGARIVKSEATISQKAPSVIGSDRETADGDSDAISPGKPSLSSS, via the exons ATGAA GGGACGTGTACAATGGGATGAAGCTAATATAGTGGAAATTGAATCCAACAAACCTGTAAGGCAGAAGATTACCGAACCAAAGACACCGTATCACCccatgattgatgatgatg GTTCTCTGTCTCCTAGAGGAAGATCATTTGACAACTGTGTTGATGAAATGCATCGTGCGGAAGAACTAAGGAAAGTTCTGAATGATGTAGCTTCTTCCAGTAAAACTTTGAGCCAGAGATCCGAGTCTGGTGGCTGGAGCTGGTCCGAGGATGACACAGATCCAATGGATGAATATGAAG ATTCTGAGATTGAGAAAAATGAAAGTTTCAAAGAGCATAGACGGGTACACTATGACGAGTTTCGAATGGTAAAGGAGCTGAGATCCTCTGGGTCTTTCTATGGTAAAGATGCAGAAGTGGATGATGGTGCCAGAATTGTTAAATCCGAGGCAACAATCTCACAAAAAGCTCCCAGTGTTATTGGCTCGGATAGAGAAACAGCTGATGGTGATTCGGATGCAATATCACCGGGAAAGCCATCTTTGTCCTCTAGTTGA
- the LOC104722411 gene encoding protein phosphatase inhibitor 2-like isoform X1 — MNVYISYGRGRVQWDEANIVEIESNKPVRQKITEPKTPYHPMIDDDGSLSPRGRSFDNCVDEMHRAEELRKVLNDVASSSKTLSQRSESGGWSWSEDDTDPMDEYEDSEIEKNESFKEHRRVHYDEFRMVKELRSSGSFYGKDAEVDDGARIVKSEATISQKAPSVIGSDRETADGDSDAISPGKPSLSSS; from the exons ATGAA TGTATACATTTCTTATGGCAGGGGACGTGTACAATGGGATGAAGCTAATATAGTGGAAATTGAATCCAACAAACCTGTAAGGCAGAAGATTACCGAACCAAAGACACCGTATCACCccatgattgatgatgatg GTTCTCTGTCTCCTAGAGGAAGATCATTTGACAACTGTGTTGATGAAATGCATCGTGCGGAAGAACTAAGGAAAGTTCTGAATGATGTAGCTTCTTCCAGTAAAACTTTGAGCCAGAGATCCGAGTCTGGTGGCTGGAGCTGGTCCGAGGATGACACAGATCCAATGGATGAATATGAAG ATTCTGAGATTGAGAAAAATGAAAGTTTCAAAGAGCATAGACGGGTACACTATGACGAGTTTCGAATGGTAAAGGAGCTGAGATCCTCTGGGTCTTTCTATGGTAAAGATGCAGAAGTGGATGATGGTGCCAGAATTGTTAAATCCGAGGCAACAATCTCACAAAAAGCTCCCAGTGTTATTGGCTCGGATAGAGAAACAGCTGATGGTGATTCGGATGCAATATCACCGGGAAAGCCATCTTTGTCCTCTAGTTGA
- the LOC104722411 gene encoding uncharacterized protein LOC104722411 isoform X3: MIDDDGSLSPRGRSFDNCVDEMHRAEELRKVLNDVASSSKTLSQRSESGGWSWSEDDTDPMDEYEDSEIEKNESFKEHRRVHYDEFRMVKELRSSGSFYGKDAEVDDGARIVKSEATISQKAPSVIGSDRETADGDSDAISPGKPSLSSS, from the exons atgattgatgatgatg GTTCTCTGTCTCCTAGAGGAAGATCATTTGACAACTGTGTTGATGAAATGCATCGTGCGGAAGAACTAAGGAAAGTTCTGAATGATGTAGCTTCTTCCAGTAAAACTTTGAGCCAGAGATCCGAGTCTGGTGGCTGGAGCTGGTCCGAGGATGACACAGATCCAATGGATGAATATGAAG ATTCTGAGATTGAGAAAAATGAAAGTTTCAAAGAGCATAGACGGGTACACTATGACGAGTTTCGAATGGTAAAGGAGCTGAGATCCTCTGGGTCTTTCTATGGTAAAGATGCAGAAGTGGATGATGGTGCCAGAATTGTTAAATCCGAGGCAACAATCTCACAAAAAGCTCCCAGTGTTATTGGCTCGGATAGAGAAACAGCTGATGGTGATTCGGATGCAATATCACCGGGAAAGCCATCTTTGTCCTCTAGTTGA